In Castor canadensis chromosome 11, mCasCan1.hap1v2, whole genome shotgun sequence, a single genomic region encodes these proteins:
- the Ctsk gene encoding cathepsin K — MWVIKVLLLPMVSFALYPEEILDTQWELWKKTYRKQYNGKVDEISRRLIWEKNLKHISIHNLEASLGVHTYELAMNHLGDMTSEEVVQKMTGLKVPPSRSHSNDTLYIPEWEGRVPDSIDYRKKGYVTPVKNQGECGSCWAFSSVGALEGQLKKKTGKLLNLSPQNLVDCVSENDGCGGGYMTNAFQYVQKNRGIDSEDAYPYVGQDESCMYNPTGKAAKCKGYREIPVGNEKALKRAVARVGPVSVAIDASLTSFQFYSKGVYYDESCNSDNLNHAVLTVGYGIQKGHKHWIIKNSWGENWGNKGYALMARNKNNACGIANLASFPKM; from the exons ATGTGGGTGATCAAGGTTCTGCTGCTACCGATGGTGAGCTTTGCTCTGTACCCCGAGGAAATACTGGATACCCAGTGGGAGCTATGGAAGAAGACCTACAGAAAGCAGTATAACGGCAAG GTGGATGAAATCTCTCGGCGTTTAATTTGGGAGAAAAATCTGAAGCATATTTCCATCCATAATCTTGAGGCCTCTCTTGGTGTCCATACATATGAATTGGCCATGAATCACTTGGGGGACATG ACCAGTGAAGAAGTAGTTCAGAAGATGACGGGACTCAAAGTACCCCCATCTCGTTCCCACAGTAATGACACTCTCTATATCCCAGAGTGGGAAGGCAGAGTCCCAGATTCCATCGACTATCGAAAGAAGGGATATGTTACTCCTGTCAAAAACCAG GGTGAGTGTGGTTCCTGTTGGGCTTTTAGTTCTGTTGGTGCTCTGGAGGGCCAACTCAAAAAGAAAACTGGCAAACTCTTAAATCTGAGTCCCCAAAACCTGGTGGATTGTGTATCTGAGAATGATGGCTGTGGAGGGGGCTATATGACCAATGCCTTCCAATATGTGCAAAAGAATCGGGGTATTGATTCTGAAGATGCTTACCCATACGTGGGACAG GATGAAAGTTGTATGTACAACCCAACAGGCAAGGCAGCTAAATGCAAAGGGTATAGAGAGATCCCTGTGGGGAATGAGAAAGCCCTGAAGAGAGCAGTGGCTCGAGTGGGACCAGTCTCTGTGGCCATTGATGCAAGCTTGACCTCTTTCCAGTTTTATAGCAAAG GTGTGTATTACGATGAAAGCTGCAATAGTGATAATCTGAACCACGCAGTGTTGACAGTGGGATATGGAATCCAAAAGGGACACAAGCACTGGATAATTAAAAACAG CTGGGGAGAAAACTGGGGAAACAAAGGCTATGCTCTCATGGCTCGGAATAAGAACAACGCCTGTGGTATTGCCAACCTGGCCAGCTTCCCCAAGATGTGA